The following proteins come from a genomic window of Terribacillus aidingensis:
- a CDS encoding N-acetylmuramoyl-L-alanine amidase gives MLGKHLTHRSLLVFIIALIAVVAFLPATSYANSGTIDVSTSLNVRAEPSNDAEVIGKLQGGQAIEIKEVSHDWGKIDYYGQEGYISMVFVSGAQDSGSAQADVQQTSQTADATEGYVQVATSLNVRSTPNMSADVVDSLYNGDAVSILSIDNNWAQIEHNGTTGYVSMDFITTSENEASYSLSPLKGKTIVIDAGHGGKDSGAIGDYFYEKSVVLSIALKTQAQLENLGANVIMTRDDDTFVALEARAAMSNASNASMFVSIHLNATSEEYVNGTEVYYYPDGDTSVQLASTVQDNLSSQLGSIDRGTQAADFSVLRNTNAPAILAEIGYITNSAEAANLATSGYQEKAASGIVKGLESYYQ, from the coding sequence ATGCTAGGGAAACATCTGACGCACCGCTCGCTGTTGGTCTTTATTATCGCACTTATAGCAGTTGTTGCTTTTTTGCCGGCAACGAGTTATGCGAATAGCGGAACTATCGACGTATCGACGTCTCTGAATGTAAGAGCAGAGCCTTCTAATGATGCAGAAGTAATCGGTAAGCTGCAAGGCGGACAGGCGATTGAAATCAAGGAAGTCAGTCATGACTGGGGCAAGATAGATTATTATGGGCAAGAAGGATACATAAGTATGGTGTTTGTCAGCGGAGCCCAGGATTCTGGATCTGCACAAGCAGATGTGCAGCAGACATCCCAGACTGCTGACGCAACAGAAGGCTATGTTCAAGTTGCTACATCCTTGAATGTTCGATCGACTCCGAATATGTCAGCTGATGTCGTTGACAGTTTATATAATGGAGATGCAGTCTCTATTTTGTCGATTGATAATAACTGGGCCCAAATTGAACATAATGGTACAACTGGTTACGTGAGCATGGATTTCATCACGACAAGTGAAAATGAAGCATCTTACAGCCTGTCACCGTTAAAAGGTAAAACAATTGTGATTGATGCAGGTCATGGCGGTAAAGACAGCGGGGCGATCGGAGATTATTTTTACGAGAAGTCAGTCGTTCTCTCCATTGCTTTAAAAACACAAGCTCAGCTGGAGAATTTAGGAGCAAATGTCATCATGACGCGAGACGATGATACATTCGTGGCACTGGAAGCAAGGGCGGCTATGTCAAATGCTTCGAATGCTTCTATGTTCGTGAGCATTCACTTGAATGCCACTTCTGAAGAATATGTCAATGGAACGGAAGTATATTATTATCCGGATGGCGATACGAGTGTACAGCTCGCTTCGACAGTGCAGGATAATCTCTCTTCCCAGTTAGGATCAATTGACCGTGGTACACAGGCGGCTGATTTCAGCGTACTGCGTAATACCAATGCACCGGCAATCCTGGCGGAAATCGGTTATATCACTAATTCAGCAGAAGCTGCTAATCTGGCAACATCCGGTTATCAGGAAAAAGCTGCTTCTGGAATTGTGAAAGGTCTAGAGAGCTATTATCAATAA
- a CDS encoding AbrB/MazE/SpoVT family DNA-binding domain-containing protein: MELAKLSSKGQITVPKHIRDVLSVKEGEHVAFVEEGGIVFMAKADLDSIHDLQEILSDSKFKEVVQKAKHLK; encoded by the coding sequence ATGGAATTAGCAAAGCTTAGTTCAAAAGGGCAGATAACCGTTCCGAAACATATCCGGGATGTGCTCAGCGTCAAGGAAGGGGAGCATGTTGCATTCGTTGAAGAAGGCGGAATCGTATTCATGGCGAAGGCGGATCTTGATTCGATCCATGATCTGCAGGAAATACTAAGCGACAGTAAGTTCAAGGAAGTCGTCCAGAAAGCAAAACATTTAAAATAG
- a CDS encoding cation:proton antiporter regulatory subunit, producing the protein MNIRESELPGIGRKFELMTENDDKVVVIIHDDGRREVYHYDDEDLDESISGVTFTDSEARQLASIIGGMTYKPKAVETIEVAFDDLVIEWFRLGPNAPIIGKSIGEIGIRQNYNINIIGIVRKDHTKQLNPGVDSIFKSGDTIVISGERADIKRASSELFLKERG; encoded by the coding sequence ATGAACATCCGTGAATCAGAATTGCCGGGTATCGGAAGGAAGTTCGAGCTTATGACGGAAAATGACGATAAAGTTGTCGTAATCATCCATGATGATGGCCGTCGGGAAGTTTACCATTACGATGATGAAGATTTGGACGAAAGCATTTCCGGTGTTACTTTCACCGACTCTGAGGCAAGACAGCTAGCTTCTATCATCGGTGGAATGACGTATAAGCCGAAAGCAGTGGAAACAATTGAAGTCGCATTCGATGACCTTGTGATCGAATGGTTTAGGCTTGGCCCGAATGCACCGATTATCGGCAAGTCCATTGGTGAAATCGGCATTCGTCAGAACTACAACATCAATATCATCGGGATCGTGCGCAAAGATCATACCAAGCAGCTGAATCCAGGTGTTGATTCAATTTTCAAAAGCGGAGATACAATCGTCATTTCCGGCGAGCGGGCAGATATAAAACGTGCCAGCAGTGAACTATTCTTGAAAGAAAGGGGATAG
- a CDS encoding cation:proton antiporter, protein MDHLVFEVGTALVLIAIAAILANKLNFSIIPFLIIIGMLVGPHAPSFGIINLQFVHSEEIIAFLGRIGVLFLLFYLGLEFSIGKLIKSGKNIVVGGSIYIGINFALGFLYPFILGFPIKETLIIAGVITISSSAIVAKVLVDLRRTGNTETELILGIIMFEDIFLAVYLSTVSGLVLGDSNSLGGTILSILIALGYMLLFFVIARKAAPLLSKLLRISSNEVFIIVIFASLFFIAGFSETIHVAEAIGALLLGLVFSETDQGERIEHMVVPFRDFFGAIFFFSFGLSIDPTTLGDAVWLALGAVAITIIGNFVAGMIAGRRAGLSHKASTNIGLTIVSRGEFSIIMANIGLAGGLMGVLQPFSALYVLILAILGPLMTKESKHIFNFLNKIFKWQEVKPKRVRQS, encoded by the coding sequence ATGGACCATTTAGTCTTTGAAGTAGGGACTGCGCTTGTATTAATCGCAATCGCAGCCATACTTGCCAACAAGTTAAACTTCTCCATCATCCCATTCCTCATTATCATCGGGATGCTGGTCGGACCACATGCACCTAGTTTTGGCATCATTAATCTCCAGTTTGTCCACAGTGAAGAAATCATCGCATTCCTCGGACGAATTGGTGTTCTATTCCTCCTGTTCTATCTGGGACTCGAATTTTCAATCGGGAAGCTGATTAAATCAGGTAAAAATATTGTTGTAGGCGGCAGTATCTATATTGGAATCAACTTTGCACTCGGCTTCCTGTATCCTTTCATACTTGGTTTTCCAATCAAGGAAACATTGATCATTGCAGGTGTCATTACAATCAGTTCCAGTGCGATTGTCGCAAAAGTTCTCGTTGATTTGCGCCGTACCGGTAATACGGAAACAGAATTGATTCTAGGTATCATTATGTTTGAGGACATCTTCCTCGCTGTTTATTTATCCACTGTATCAGGCTTGGTACTAGGTGACTCCAATTCCTTGGGAGGAACAATCCTGTCCATTCTGATTGCGCTAGGTTATATGCTGTTGTTCTTCGTCATTGCACGAAAGGCAGCACCTCTTTTAAGCAAGCTTCTACGTATCTCCTCTAATGAGGTATTTATCATCGTCATTTTCGCATCACTATTCTTTATTGCAGGCTTCTCGGAGACAATCCACGTAGCCGAAGCAATCGGTGCGCTCCTGCTCGGGCTTGTATTCTCTGAGACCGATCAAGGTGAGCGGATTGAGCATATGGTTGTCCCATTCCGTGATTTCTTCGGGGCCATCTTCTTCTTCAGTTTTGGTCTGAGTATCGACCCGACAACACTGGGAGACGCTGTATGGCTTGCACTCGGAGCTGTTGCTATCACAATTATCGGTAACTTCGTTGCTGGTATGATTGCAGGACGACGGGCAGGTCTGTCACATAAAGCGTCCACGAACATCGGTCTGACCATTGTCTCCCGTGGAGAATTTTCCATCATCATGGCCAATATAGGTTTGGCGGGAGGACTTATGGGGGTGCTGCAGCCTTTCTCGGCGCTGTACGTGCTGATTCTTGCCATACTTGGCCCATTGATGACAAAAGAATCTAAGCATATCTTCAATTTCCTTAATAAGATATTCAAATGGCAGGAAGTCAAGCCTAAAAGGGTTCGTCAATCCTAA
- a CDS encoding MoxR family ATPase, with protein sequence MTKLSIFHPAVSRIIDNINKVIIGKEEPIVLSLTALLAGGHVLLEDVPGVGKTMLVRSLARSVDCDFKRIQFTPDLLPSDVTGVSIYNPKTLEFEFRPGPILGNIVLADEINRTSPKTQSALLEAMEEKNITVEGNALPLADPFFVMATQNPVDYEGTYPLPEAQLDRFLLKIQMGYPNAKEEMQMLAAVGMKHPINCVEPVMTKDDLLNMQEAAANVYVDSQIQQYIVDLAQLSRSHPDVYLGLSPRGSIAMMRAAKAYAYIHNRDYVIPDDVQVLAPFVLGHRILLRSEARYDGLTPERLVQRLLKAIDVPVERESVHER encoded by the coding sequence ATGACGAAGCTATCAATCTTTCATCCGGCTGTATCGCGGATCATAGATAATATCAATAAAGTGATTATAGGGAAAGAAGAACCAATTGTACTTAGTCTGACTGCGCTGCTCGCTGGAGGTCATGTTCTATTGGAAGATGTTCCTGGTGTGGGTAAGACGATGCTGGTCCGCTCCCTTGCCCGTTCAGTTGACTGTGATTTCAAGCGTATCCAATTCACACCTGATTTATTGCCATCTGATGTTACAGGTGTTTCCATCTACAATCCGAAAACACTGGAATTTGAGTTTCGTCCTGGACCGATTCTAGGGAATATCGTACTTGCCGATGAGATTAACCGTACATCTCCAAAGACACAGTCTGCTTTGCTTGAGGCGATGGAAGAAAAGAATATCACAGTAGAGGGCAATGCACTGCCGCTAGCTGATCCGTTCTTTGTCATGGCAACACAGAACCCTGTTGACTACGAAGGAACTTATCCGCTGCCTGAGGCACAGCTGGACCGCTTCCTTCTGAAGATACAGATGGGATATCCGAATGCAAAAGAAGAGATGCAGATGCTTGCTGCTGTTGGTATGAAACATCCAATCAATTGCGTCGAGCCTGTCATGACTAAAGACGATTTGCTGAACATGCAGGAAGCGGCAGCAAACGTGTATGTCGATTCTCAAATACAGCAATATATAGTGGATTTGGCGCAATTATCACGCAGCCATCCGGATGTTTATCTTGGGCTTAGTCCGCGTGGATCTATTGCTATGATGCGGGCAGCGAAGGCATATGCCTATATCCATAACCGCGATTATGTAATTCCGGATGATGTGCAAGTTTTGGCGCCATTTGTTCTAGGCCATCGGATTTTACTCCGTTCAGAGGCACGCTATGATGGGCTGACACCTGAAAGATTGGTTCAGCGTCTGCTGAAGGCAATTGACGTACCAGTAGAGAGGGAATCTGTACATGAAAGGTAA
- a CDS encoding DUF58 domain-containing protein — protein sequence MKGKFRFVFKLVGIALLAAILFCYSMFQGGFVSWFLFYAFLPILLYVLLVLCYPLSSWKVDRTLSKSYIRSGGEVTVEISLTRRFPFPLVYLEMEDLYDRSLLKVSRPDGTLQIAHSRQPKQHILFPWFRRNLRVSYVLDRLPRGEHSFHQIRLRTGDPFQLVEKEAVFEIMQKLHVYPAEREITVGNPQSVFEEGAAVAYAPRSKQTSVVSGIREYTPGDRFSWIDWKASARKQDMMTKEFEQEKSADVLVAFDRRGTGQTADLFEYAVVIAFSVYQKLKSRNEQVGFMSIGNPAKWLPAAMGSAQLQRVQQYLTTVQQEQEQPRLQTLAAELSRQPKGSTVYCVTTDLDSRELAVLRKLRQSGYVLTILYICRHAEVGTKEKNLIREVRQLGHQMDIYPIQQTAKTEVQRNA from the coding sequence ATGAAAGGTAAGTTCCGCTTTGTTTTTAAGCTCGTTGGTATAGCCTTGCTGGCTGCCATCCTGTTTTGTTATAGCATGTTCCAAGGCGGTTTTGTGAGCTGGTTCCTATTTTATGCCTTTCTTCCGATTCTGCTTTATGTGCTCCTAGTGCTGTGCTACCCACTCAGCAGCTGGAAGGTGGATCGCACGCTTTCCAAATCCTATATCAGGAGCGGCGGAGAAGTGACCGTCGAGATCAGCTTGACTCGTCGTTTCCCTTTCCCGCTTGTATATTTGGAAATGGAAGATTTGTATGACAGATCTTTGCTGAAGGTGAGCAGACCAGATGGAACACTCCAGATTGCCCATTCTCGTCAGCCTAAGCAGCATATTCTGTTTCCTTGGTTCCGGAGGAATCTCCGAGTCAGTTATGTGCTGGACAGACTTCCGCGAGGTGAACATAGCTTTCATCAAATTCGTCTGCGTACTGGCGACCCATTTCAACTGGTCGAAAAAGAAGCGGTTTTCGAAATCATGCAGAAGCTGCACGTTTACCCAGCTGAAAGGGAGATTACAGTCGGGAATCCGCAAAGCGTTTTTGAAGAAGGCGCTGCTGTTGCTTATGCTCCGCGTTCAAAGCAGACGAGCGTCGTCTCTGGCATTCGGGAATACACCCCGGGTGACCGGTTCAGCTGGATCGACTGGAAAGCTTCTGCCAGAAAACAGGATATGATGACGAAGGAATTCGAACAGGAAAAAAGTGCAGATGTACTTGTCGCATTTGATAGAAGGGGAACCGGACAGACGGCAGATCTTTTTGAATATGCAGTTGTCATTGCTTTTTCTGTCTATCAGAAGCTGAAAAGCAGAAATGAGCAAGTCGGTTTCATGAGCATCGGCAATCCAGCCAAGTGGCTGCCTGCTGCAATGGGCAGTGCGCAGCTTCAGCGTGTGCAGCAGTATTTGACTACTGTACAGCAGGAGCAAGAACAGCCGCGGCTTCAGACATTGGCAGCAGAACTGTCACGACAGCCTAAAGGGTCGACAGTCTACTGTGTAACAACCGATTTGGACAGCCGGGAGCTGGCTGTGCTGCGAAAACTAAGGCAGAGCGGCTATGTACTGACCATTTTATACATTTGTCGCCACGCAGAAGTAGGAACAAAGGAAAAGAACCTTATACGGGAAGTTCGCCAGCTTGGCCATCAAATGGACATCTATCCGATACAGCAAACAGCCAAAACGGAGGTGCAGCGGAATGCGTAG
- a CDS encoding DUF4129 domain-containing transglutaminase family protein, translated as MRRRVGQLQWLRYLIFVCGFLLFWEWLRPLDQISDTGNLPLFVVFTAICFLLSALKLRWWLSFLLKFILMVLVLQVFLMQENLISGSWFTFILSELQSNLKLLFTGEFVSLTPFFRTLLFLTLLWLMSYLLYYWFIVANRIFFFIIMTFLYIGILDTFTPYDGSGAIVRVFLISFFAMGISAFARLYKGGEKRQFPKQVLLWSIPLLSILAVSAAVGYAAPKLPPQWADPVPFIQTMSDNNNENEGEGGIQKVGYGENDSRLGGPFVQDNTIAFWAATEASGYWRVDSKDVYTGKGWERSREAKPQSFQSGEPVGIDLYTENVAVEAREAIVYPSQNQVLDRLVYPYGVQTFFSGQVGAAVDSDFGVVETFNRAQYPDENYTIAFEEPQYNIEDLRNDSELDDDNTHYRYTQLPENLPERVRDLAAEITSSADTRYDKAKAVEQYFNQNGFQYQTQDIPVPEDDQDYVDQFLFESKIGYCDNFSSAMVVLLRSADIPARWVKGFTAGQPGSNPNISTPDGLSSYIVTNGNAHSWVEVYFPETGWVPFEPTQGFTNPAEFTSEEDAAEETPEAQNDTPEQEEQSPAPEQPEEQQQEEEQVADSQTASNTLHPLYWIIPSAVLLLAAIALYFTRYKWLTAYYIRKYRNEQSEETYGKAYHYLLRLLAHKGFKRHSGQTLREYAVTIDQEFGNKRMSELTSEYERILYRNEKSAPAWINAVELWENLIKQAAS; from the coding sequence ATGCGTAGAAGGGTCGGTCAATTACAGTGGCTGCGTTATCTTATCTTTGTATGTGGATTCCTTTTGTTTTGGGAATGGCTCCGTCCGCTTGATCAGATCAGCGATACAGGCAATTTGCCGCTCTTTGTCGTGTTCACAGCTATCTGCTTCCTGCTGTCCGCTCTCAAACTGCGCTGGTGGCTTAGCTTTTTGTTGAAGTTTATTTTGATGGTATTAGTTCTGCAAGTATTTCTAATGCAGGAAAACTTGATATCCGGAAGCTGGTTCACTTTCATCCTATCGGAGCTGCAGAGCAATCTCAAATTGCTGTTCACTGGCGAATTTGTATCGCTTACGCCATTTTTTAGAACGCTATTATTTTTGACTCTGCTTTGGCTGATGAGCTATTTGCTTTATTACTGGTTCATCGTTGCCAATCGTATTTTCTTCTTTATTATCATGACATTCCTGTACATCGGGATACTTGATACGTTTACACCTTATGATGGCAGCGGAGCAATTGTCCGTGTCTTTCTGATCAGCTTTTTCGCGATGGGGATTTCTGCCTTCGCGAGACTATATAAGGGCGGAGAAAAACGGCAGTTTCCGAAGCAAGTGCTGCTCTGGAGTATCCCGCTTCTATCCATACTTGCCGTTTCGGCTGCAGTAGGCTATGCAGCACCGAAGCTCCCGCCGCAATGGGCTGATCCCGTGCCATTCATCCAAACGATGTCAGATAACAACAATGAAAACGAAGGAGAAGGCGGTATTCAAAAAGTCGGATACGGAGAAAATGATTCCCGTCTGGGGGGGCCGTTCGTCCAAGATAATACCATCGCCTTCTGGGCAGCAACAGAAGCAAGCGGTTATTGGCGAGTTGACAGTAAAGATGTGTATACAGGAAAAGGCTGGGAACGCTCAAGAGAGGCAAAACCGCAAAGCTTCCAGAGCGGAGAGCCGGTCGGAATCGATCTTTACACGGAAAATGTAGCTGTGGAAGCACGGGAAGCAATCGTCTATCCTAGTCAAAATCAAGTGCTGGACAGGCTCGTATATCCTTATGGTGTGCAGACATTTTTCAGCGGCCAAGTAGGAGCTGCAGTTGATTCAGATTTTGGAGTGGTGGAAACGTTCAATCGAGCCCAATATCCAGATGAGAATTACACGATAGCCTTCGAGGAACCGCAGTATAATATCGAAGACCTGCGCAATGATTCTGAGCTGGATGACGACAATACCCATTATCGTTATACGCAGCTGCCTGAGAATTTGCCGGAGCGCGTCCGTGATTTGGCTGCGGAGATAACTTCTTCTGCCGATACACGGTATGATAAAGCGAAGGCAGTGGAACAATATTTTAATCAAAACGGATTTCAGTATCAGACACAGGATATACCTGTACCGGAAGATGATCAGGACTATGTCGATCAGTTTCTATTTGAAAGCAAAATCGGGTATTGTGATAACTTTTCTTCTGCAATGGTCGTACTGTTACGATCAGCTGATATTCCTGCGCGCTGGGTGAAAGGGTTCACGGCAGGACAGCCTGGCTCGAACCCGAATATATCCACTCCAGATGGGTTGTCCTCTTATATAGTTACGAACGGAAATGCCCATTCATGGGTGGAGGTGTATTTCCCGGAAACTGGTTGGGTTCCGTTTGAACCAACGCAAGGGTTTACAAACCCTGCAGAGTTTACTAGTGAAGAAGATGCAGCAGAAGAAACTCCAGAAGCACAAAATGATACGCCTGAACAAGAAGAACAAAGTCCGGCTCCAGAGCAGCCAGAAGAGCAGCAGCAGGAAGAAGAACAGGTGGCAGATAGCCAGACGGCTAGTAATACACTTCATCCACTGTATTGGATTATTCCGTCGGCCGTACTTTTATTAGCCGCTATTGCCTTGTATTTCACCCGCTATAAATGGCTGACAGCCTATTACATTCGAAAATACCGGAATGAACAATCCGAGGAGACATATGGTAAAGCCTATCATTATTTGCTGCGGCTGCTGGCGCATAAGGGGTTCAAGCGTCATTCTGGTCAGACACTCAGGGAATATGCGGTAACAATTGATCAGGAATTCGGCAATAAACGGATGTCTGAGCTTACGAGCGAATACGAAAGAATTCTGTACCGCAACGAAAAAAGTGCACCTGCATGGATAAATGCTGTCGAATTGTGGGAAAATTTAATTAAACAAGCGGCATCTTGA
- the guaA gene encoding glutamine-hydrolyzing GMP synthase yields MILVLDFGSQYNQLITRRIREFGVYSELHSHKLTADEIRKMNPKGIILSGGPHSVYDENSFRCDEEIFELGIPVLGICYGMQLMMQHFGGNVQRADSREYGRAEITLTNPSVIFKDSPEKQLVWMSHGDKVLDPAPGFSVDATSPSTPVAAISNKERNLYGVQYHPEVRHSEYGNHMLKQFVFDVCHAKAEWTMENFIEMETEKIRQQVGDKNVLCALSGGVDSSVVAALIHKAIGDQLTCIFVDHGLLRKNEGAMVEKTFRDEFKINLVAVHAQDRFLGKLKGVSDPEQKRKIIGNEFIYVFDDEASKLENMDFLAQGTLYTDIVESGTETAQTIKSHHNVGGLPEDMQFELIEPLKTLFKDEVRELGTELGLPDAIVHRQPFPGPGLAIRVIGEITEEKLEIVRESDAILHEEIAKAGLERDIWQYFTVLPGFKSVGVMGDARTYDYTLGIRAVTSIDGMTSDWARIPWDVLERISVRFVNEVNHVNRVVYDVTSKPPATIEWE; encoded by the coding sequence ATGATATTGGTACTGGACTTTGGAAGCCAGTACAATCAATTGATCACAAGAAGGATCCGGGAGTTCGGTGTATACAGCGAATTACATTCCCACAAACTGACAGCAGATGAGATTCGTAAGATGAACCCGAAAGGAATCATCCTTTCCGGCGGACCGCACAGTGTATATGACGAAAATAGCTTCCGATGTGACGAAGAAATCTTCGAACTAGGAATTCCGGTATTGGGTATCTGCTACGGTATGCAGCTGATGATGCAGCATTTCGGAGGAAATGTCCAGCGTGCTGACAGCCGGGAATACGGCCGTGCGGAAATCACATTGACAAACCCATCTGTCATCTTTAAAGATTCACCGGAAAAACAGCTAGTCTGGATGAGCCATGGTGATAAAGTGTTAGATCCAGCACCAGGCTTCAGCGTCGATGCTACAAGCCCGTCCACCCCAGTTGCTGCTATCAGCAACAAAGAACGTAACCTTTATGGTGTTCAGTACCACCCTGAAGTGCGCCATTCCGAGTACGGAAACCATATGCTGAAGCAGTTCGTTTTTGACGTCTGCCATGCAAAAGCGGAATGGACAATGGAAAACTTCATCGAAATGGAAACAGAAAAAATCCGCCAGCAAGTCGGTGACAAAAATGTCCTATGTGCATTGAGCGGCGGAGTGGACTCTTCCGTAGTAGCTGCTCTTATCCACAAAGCAATCGGCGACCAGCTGACATGTATTTTCGTGGATCATGGCTTGCTTCGTAAAAACGAAGGTGCAATGGTTGAGAAGACTTTCCGTGACGAATTCAAAATCAACTTGGTTGCAGTGCACGCTCAAGACCGTTTCTTGGGCAAGCTGAAAGGCGTTTCCGATCCAGAGCAGAAACGTAAAATCATCGGTAATGAATTCATCTACGTATTCGATGATGAAGCATCCAAGCTTGAAAACATGGACTTCCTTGCACAAGGTACACTGTACACAGACATCGTTGAAAGTGGTACAGAAACAGCACAGACAATCAAATCTCACCATAACGTGGGCGGACTGCCTGAAGATATGCAGTTTGAATTGATCGAGCCATTGAAAACATTGTTCAAAGATGAAGTACGTGAACTAGGAACAGAGCTTGGTTTGCCGGATGCAATCGTTCACCGTCAGCCATTCCCAGGTCCTGGACTAGCAATCCGAGTTATCGGTGAGATCACAGAAGAGAAGCTGGAAATCGTCCGCGAATCCGATGCAATCCTTCATGAGGAGATTGCGAAAGCTGGTCTTGAACGTGATATCTGGCAGTACTTCACTGTCCTTCCTGGTTTCAAGAGCGTAGGTGTAATGGGAGATGCTCGTACGTATGATTACACACTAGGTATTCGTGCGGTAACAAGTATCGACGGAATGACATCCGACTGGGCTCGTATCCCTTGGGATGTATTGGAGCGTATCTCTGTACGCTTCGTCAATGAAGTAAATCATGTAAACCGCGTCGTGTATGACGTAACTAGTAAGCCACCAGCAACTATCGAGTGGGAATAA
- a CDS encoding aromatic acid exporter family protein, producing the protein MKKYFFIGSRVIKTGIAVFFTALICEIVHISPAFAVIAAIVTIEPTIHASIQKGLIRLPASMVGAAFSVLSIYLFGASPLTYTAAAFLTILVCYKLKLHAGLIVATITAVAMIDVEHTSLWADFWARLGGSVIGIIISTLVNMFILPPDYFKKSRQQLDLVIWHTNELLHAFVEIRIRQTQGDQPVQSLTASFRQLTDQRLLLEQYVQHQQQEIRYHFPTSNAKALLDKEAALTQKLKLVHYHLWNLIHAGRSGKQLHWNIEQRNRFSAAAEAVQERLSHWMKGDQVSDKRQFHDLFQLFWSIDMPKDPEDGYFPIESIYLYELLSIHELICDQHSEKNNLLIQKEAMLSD; encoded by the coding sequence GTGAAGAAGTATTTTTTCATCGGCAGTCGTGTCATCAAGACAGGGATTGCTGTGTTTTTTACTGCATTAATTTGTGAAATTGTACACATATCTCCGGCTTTTGCGGTCATTGCCGCTATCGTGACGATTGAGCCGACAATTCATGCATCCATACAAAAAGGTCTGATCCGTTTACCAGCCAGTATGGTCGGAGCAGCATTTTCCGTTCTTTCCATCTATTTATTCGGAGCTTCTCCGCTGACCTACACGGCAGCGGCTTTTTTGACGATTCTGGTTTGCTACAAACTGAAGCTCCATGCGGGTTTGATTGTAGCAACGATTACAGCGGTAGCTATGATCGACGTTGAGCATACTAGTTTATGGGCGGATTTCTGGGCCCGTCTCGGTGGAAGCGTCATTGGAATCATCATTTCTACTTTGGTTAATATGTTTATCCTGCCGCCAGATTACTTCAAGAAATCTCGTCAGCAGTTAGATTTGGTTATATGGCATACAAATGAGCTGCTTCATGCCTTTGTCGAGATACGGATTAGGCAAACACAAGGAGACCAGCCAGTCCAAAGTTTGACAGCATCATTCCGCCAGCTGACAGACCAAAGGCTGCTCCTGGAACAGTATGTGCAGCACCAGCAACAGGAAATCCGTTATCATTTTCCTACTTCAAATGCAAAAGCGTTACTGGATAAAGAGGCCGCCCTGACTCAGAAGCTGAAATTAGTCCATTACCATCTTTGGAATTTGATTCACGCTGGGCGAAGCGGCAAACAGCTGCATTGGAATATAGAACAGCGCAACCGTTTTAGTGCAGCAGCTGAAGCAGTCCAAGAAAGATTGTCACATTGGATGAAGGGAGATCAGGTGTCAGATAAAAGGCAGTTCCATGACTTGTTCCAGCTATTCTGGAGCATCGACATGCCGAAAGATCCGGAAGATGGCTACTTTCCGATTGAAAGCATCTATCTGTATGAATTGCTTTCCATACACGAGCTCATATGTGACCAGCATTCCGAAAAAAACAACTTGCTTATACAAAAAGAGGCCATGCTATCTGATTGA